The following are encoded together in the Anoplopoma fimbria isolate UVic2021 breed Golden Eagle Sablefish chromosome 9, Afim_UVic_2022, whole genome shotgun sequence genome:
- the rbm20 gene encoding RNA-binding protein 20: MQQAWDRTSGTESVKRGHTKMLGKGQSGGYPTTTTNELLQSISAVPLDSADKKSFQVGGVQAGPQLQNQQLLLTPASLQLAQLQAQLTLHRLKLAQGGNSATAATVLNQVLSNVAMSQPLFNQLRSTMVGNPQGTFPTGMLGFSSSNSGLGALVGGGFNQNPGNVRMNHPGGGGTVGQQGAEYGKTSTSTYPSDTDRRAQYNLVGGTSGASTTAGDGQYTVINTQAKNMNNVGFQRDFYGRDVLGQQAGFSVNEQNMNVYNSTGHKEQWKGPASLSHTGGVDRVSNAANVWTAAGQPIRSRTELYNPEEPTPDPKFNPSSGVSSFASSGSQGFGGYQTLHGNEETLSSGTRTLQPYQVNDYHAVTPTQLPHQCSICDKKVYNLKDWDQHVKGKLHLQNRTLYTNDNSAGALHYAAGRSSDGGLNPGGTNSMVYSAASQDVSTGANASYLPVAAMTTYPTSDTGFVSHQPDSKPFPSRKATSGRVVHICNLPEGSCTENDVINLGLPFGKVTNYILMRSTHQAFLEMAYVEAAQAMVQYYQLTPAMINSQKLLIRMSKRYKELQLKKPGKDLQSIIHDITSQRDRDEMQEHEHYMPERARSRSPISRSLSPHSHSPSFTSCSSAHSPQGASCRGPERNSNGLGPRRGSWDWSSHLRRGEDERERDDPWRNGGSADDDRQNGRAVERRKAYQKPLDHISSRSADERGGGGGGGGSGGEGMRGTRDWHPRGSPQGMSFSSYRNMDDDFYTKEQMYKSDKPPRPPYQRHEPKPKRRDGGDYHSRSRHSEFEVSEEPLRRTQEDKRQGSPGKDRSRKTSRRYITAEKHEKENTTENTDRKSKEKSVSPQQSNITKESTEYSKERENVKEWVSGEDTDEECWYPKNMEELVTVDEVGGEDDSIIEPDIHELEEYVSCPKKSAEEEAAEEHIPPPPISSSSSSSSCEVQETSNEESNQEKLSEDAGDPAETSVNEKPTSVLTAASPEDQTLSPATPEQPIGNLCDFPSEEFKAALEDTCLEDKVTKSGPSEEPMENHICVLEDSKTLEVGQVTETINNGVQHKDGILKKEIEAPSPSREQDKAVSEHSIPLGVEFIVPRTGFYCKLCGLFYNSEETAKTIHCRSTVHYRNLQKYLSQLAEESLSGVLAETSAAQ; this comes from the exons CATCAGTGCGGTGCCTTTGGACAGCGCTGATAAGAAGAGCTTCCAGGTAGGCGGAGTACAGGCGGGGCCCCAGCTGCAGAACCAGCAGCTCCTGCTGACCCCAGCCAGCCTCCAGCTCGCTCAGCTCCAGGCCCAGCTCACCCTCCATCGCCTGAAACTGGCCCAGGGTGGCAATTCAGCCACTGCTGCCACTGTTCTCAATCAGGTTCTTTCCAATGTCGCCATGTCCCAACCCCTGTTCAATCAACTACGGAGCACTATGGTTGGGAACCCTCAGGGTACCTTCCCCACGGGGATGCTAGGTTTTTCCTCTTCAAATTCAGGGTTGGGAGCCTTGGTTGGCGGGGGATTCAACCAAAACCCAGGGAATGTAAGAATGAACCATCCTGGTGGAGGGGGCACCGTGGGCCAACAGGGTGCGGAGTATGGTAAAACATCAACGTCAACTTACCCTTCTGATACTGACAGGCGTGCTCAGTACAACTTAGTTGGTGGGACATCTGGAGCATCTACCACTGCTGGTGATGGACAGTACACGGTGATTAACACTCAGgcaaaaaacatgaacaatgtTGGTTTTCAGAGAGATTTCTACGGGCGCGATGTGCTCGGGCAACAAGCTGGGTTTAGTGTTAATGAGCAGAACATGAATGTTTATAACTCCACTGGGCATAAGGAGCAATGGAAAGGCCCCGCTAGCTTGAGTCACACTGGAGGGGTGGATAGGGTTTCTAATGCTGCCAATGTGTGGACAGCAGCTGGGCAGCCAATTCGGTCCAGAACGGAACTGTATAACCCAGAGGAGCCGACCCCTGACCCCAAGTTTAATCCCAGCAGTGGGGTTTCCTCTTTTGCTTCGAGTGGCTCGCAGGGGTTTGGGGGCTACCAGACGCTGCATGGAAATGAGGAAACCCTATCTTCAGGTACCAGGACACTTCAGCCCTACCAAGTCAATGATTACCATGCTGTCACTCCCACTCAACTGCCACATCAGTGTAGCATCTGTGACAAGAAGGTCTACAACCTGAAG gacTGGGACCAGCACGTGAAGGGAAAACTACACCTGCAGAACCGTACCTTGTACACAAACGACAA CTCAGCTGGAGCTCTTCACTACGCTGCCGGTAGGTCTTCTGATGGAGGCCTGAACCCTGGAGGGACGAACTCCATGGTCTACTCTGCTGCAAGTCAAG ATGTATCCACAGGAGCCAATGCATCATATTTGCCAGTTGCAGCCATGACGACTTATCCCACTTCAGACACAGGATTCGTCTCACACCAGCCCGACTCAAAG ccattTCCATCCAGAAAGGCCACATCTGGGCGAGTCGTCCACATCTGCAACCTCCCTGAGGGCAGCTGCACAGAGAATGATGTCATCAACCTGGGACTACCCTTTGGCAAAGTCACCAACTACATCCTCATGCGCTCTACTCATCAG GCGTTTTTGGAGATGGCGTATGTTGAAGCAGCTCAGGCCATGGTTCAGTACTACCAACTAACTCCAGCTATGATTAACAGTCAGAAACTTCTTATACGAATGTCCAAGAGGTACAAGGAGCTGCAACTCAAG AAACCAGGTAAAGATCTCCAGTCCATCATCCATGATATCACCTCTCAGCGGGATAGGGATGAAATGCAAGAACATGAACA CTACATGCCAGAGAGAGCACGCTCCCGCAGCCCGATCAGCCGCTCGCTGAGTCCTCATTCCCACAGCCCCAGTTTTACATCATGCAGCTCAGCCCACAGCCCCCAGGGAGCATCATGCAGGGGTCCGGAGAGAAACAGCAATGGCCTGGGCCCCCGCCGGGGCTCTTGGGATTGGTCATCACACTTAAGAAGGGGCGAGGACGAAAGGGAGAGGGATGACCCATGGAGGAATGGGGGCAGTGCGGATGACGATCGGCAAAATGGACGTGCAGTTGAACGTCGGAAGGCTTACCAGAAACCCTTGGATCATATCAGCTCTAGATCTGCAGatgagcgaggaggaggaggaggaggaggaggaagtggaggtgaAGGGATGAGGGGCACCAGAGACTGGCACCCACGAGGCAGCCCTCAAGGCATGTCCTTCAGCTCTTACAGGAACATGGACGACGATTTCTACACGAAGGAACAAATGTACAAGTCGGACAAGCCACCCAGACCTCCATACCAGAGGCACGAACCCAAGCCaaagaggagggatggaggtgACTACCACAGTAGGTCGAGGCATTCTGAGTTTGAGGTAAGTGAGGAGCCACTTCGCAGAACACAAGAAGACAAGAGGCAGGGATCACCAGGCAAAGACAGGAGCAGAAAGACAAGCCGGAGGTACATCACTGCGGAAAAACATGAGAAGGAAAACACTACAGAAAATACT GATCGCaagtcaaaagaaaaatcagtttCACCTCAGCAAAGCAATATCACAAAAGAGTCTACTGAATatagtaaagaaagagagaat GTGAAGGAGTGGGTAAGTGGAGAAGACACAGATGAAGAGTGTTGGTATCCGAAGAACATGGAGGAACTGGTCACTGTAGATGAAGTGGGAGGAGAAGATGATTCCATAATTGAGCCGGACATCCACGAGCTGGAAGAGTATGTATCCTGCCCCAAAAAGTCGGCAGAGGAAGAAGCAGCGGAGGAGCATATACCACCACCAcctatctcctcctcctcctcctcctcctcctgtgagGTGCAGGAGACATCTAATGAGGAGTCCAACCAGGAAAAGCTCAGTGAGGATGCTGGAGACCCGGCAGAAACATCTGTAAATGAGAAACCAACGAGTGTTTTAACTGCAGCCAGTCCTGAAGACCAGACACTCAGTCCAGCGACTCCTGAGCAACCAATCGGTAACCTTTGTGACTTCCCCAGTGAGGAGTTCAAGGCTGCGCTGGAGGATACATGTTTAGAGGATAAAGTAACCAAAAGTGGGCCATCAGAGGAGCCAATGGAAAATCACATTTGTGTATTAGAGGACAGCAAAACCCTGGAAGTAGGACAGGTCACGGAAACAATCAATAATGGGGTTCAACACAAGGATGGCATTCTTAAAAAAG AGATCGAGGCCCCCTCACCATCTCGTGAGCAAGACAAAGCTGTCAGTGAACACAGCATCCCTTTGG GAGTGGAGTTCATAGTGCCGAGGACTGGCTTCTACTGTAAACTCTGCGGACTGTTCTACAACAGCGAGGAGACTGCAAAGACCATTCACTGCCGCAGCACCGTACACTACAGGAACCTACAG AAATACCTGTCCCAGCTGGCAGAGGAGAGTCTGTCGGGGGTTCTTGCTGAAACTTCAGCTGCACAGTGA